A single genomic interval of Brassica napus cultivar Da-Ae unplaced genomic scaffold, Da-Ae ScsIHWf_2251;HRSCAF=2904, whole genome shotgun sequence harbors:
- the LOC106379125 gene encoding uncharacterized protein LOC106379125, producing the protein MTVSELNQFIFTADPQVTEIQLDEGWCYIGCSTCSKKLIREETSFTCVPCNETNAVAKLKYRVILSVSDDTGAAAFLGFDEEVASLTHVLASDAAQIVGIGTNAQVDIDLPRSLANLVGSTYTFQLRLKDFNFGPNHRSFTISRIFPARDLAPKPTFFSGGWRGYRSISPPICGNMIRCQSWYRKQCCRSAHQS; encoded by the exons ATGACGGTTTCAGAGCTTAACCAATTTATTTTCACGGCCGATCCTCAG GTGACTGAGATTCAGCTTGATGAGGGTTGGTGTTACATTGGCTGCTCCACTTGCTCCAAGAAACTCATACGAGAGGAGACTTCATTCACATGCGTCCCATGCAATGAAACCAATGCTGTGGCTAAACTCAA GTATCGTGTGATTCTCTCCGTGTCAGATGACACTGGTGCAGCAGCTTTCCTTGGTTTTGATGAAGAGGTTGCTAGCCTGACTCATGTTCTTGCTTCTGATGCTGCACAGATCGTG GGGATAGGTACTAATGCCCAAGTTGACATTGACCTACCTCGCTCACTCGCTAATCTGGTGGGGAGTACCTACACTTTCCAGCTCAGGTTAAAGGACTTCAATTTTGGTCCAAATCACCGAAGCTTTACCATATCTCGCATATTCCCCGCACGTGATCTTGCGCCAAAGCCAACTTTTTTCT CAGGAGGGTGGCGAGGATACCGATCAATCTCTCCCCCAATCTGTGGCAACATGATTAGATGTCAGAGCTGGTATCGTAAACAATGTTGCAGATCAGCTCACCAAAGCTGA